In Phragmitibacter flavus, one DNA window encodes the following:
- a CDS encoding GTP-binding protein, with product MAVIHEEQRTVSFKIVYGGPPLGGKTTNVQHIHSCLDPDTRSDLVSLASAADRTLFFDFLAIDAPMPNGYQAKFHLYTVPGQVLYNATYQLVLRQADGIVFVADSQMDRMVDNIQAWEILQTNLKRNGQSLDRIPLVLQYNKRDLPNVAPIEYMEYLLNSGERRFYSYEGAAAHGHNVLSTLNTISHSVLTRFNAMMEAERQNATVEAVSA from the coding sequence ATGGCGGTCATTCACGAAGAACAGCGCACCGTCAGTTTCAAGATCGTCTACGGCGGTCCCCCGCTTGGCGGCAAGACCACCAACGTCCAGCACATCCACTCCTGCCTGGACCCCGACACCCGCAGCGACCTCGTCAGCCTCGCTTCGGCAGCCGACCGAACCCTGTTCTTCGACTTCCTCGCCATCGACGCGCCCATGCCCAACGGCTACCAGGCAAAGTTTCATCTCTACACCGTTCCCGGCCAGGTCCTCTACAACGCCACCTACCAGCTCGTCCTTCGTCAGGCCGATGGCATCGTGTTTGTCGCCGACTCACAGATGGATCGCATGGTCGACAACATCCAGGCATGGGAGATCCTGCAAACCAACCTCAAACGCAACGGCCAGTCCCTCGACCGCATCCCCCTGGTCCTCCAATACAACAAGCGCGATCTCCCCAACGTCGCCCCAATCGAATACATGGAATACCTGCTCAACTCCGGCGAGCGTCGATTCTACAGCTACGAAGGCGCCGCCGCGCACGGTCACAACGTCCTCTCAACCCTCAACACCATCTCGCATTCTGTGCTCACCCGCTTCAATGCCATGATGGAGGCCGAGAGACAAAACGCCACCGTGGAAGCTGTCAGCGCGTGA
- a CDS encoding YiiD C-terminal domain-containing protein: MDASAAEAYFHQQMPLTKAMGLRVESCDADHIELSAPLELNHNHLGTAFGGSLAALATSAGYGMLWTILQDPSFHLVIRNSSLTYHRPVRGPIRAICRRPDEAPLAEFQSTLAAKGRARIDCEVHIEENGERALTFIGTFVAIR; encoded by the coding sequence ATGGATGCCAGCGCCGCCGAAGCCTATTTTCATCAGCAAATGCCCCTCACCAAGGCCATGGGGCTGCGTGTGGAATCCTGTGATGCCGATCACATTGAACTCAGCGCCCCGCTTGAGCTGAATCACAACCACCTGGGCACCGCCTTCGGTGGCAGCCTCGCCGCTCTCGCAACTTCTGCCGGATACGGCATGCTGTGGACCATCCTGCAAGATCCGAGCTTCCATCTCGTCATTCGCAACAGCAGCCTCACCTACCATCGCCCGGTGCGCGGTCCAATCCGCGCCATCTGCCGCCGACCCGACGAAGCCCCCCTCGCCGAATTCCAGTCCACCCTTGCCGCCAAAGGCAGGGCCCGCATCGATTGCGAAGTCCACATCGAAGAAAACGGCGAACGCGCCCTTACCTTCATCGGCACCTTTGTTGCCATTCGCTAG
- a CDS encoding DUF1549 and DUF1553 domain-containing protein: MPIRPAPICQPLIALSTLLGTMMAALSAPVVSFDNQVQAVIAKAGCNLGTCHGNATGKGGFKMSLRGDDLDYDFAALVQDASGRRVNLMQPENSLLLLKATQGIAHEGGKRFDTNSWEYRTLHDWIAQGATRHQKDTPTLTSLDVSPIQQILIASAKSVQLSVIAKFSDGTQQDVASQAVYEPAQIGLVKISPSGHVTSLQPGEATIIVRFLKQQQAVTLTFVPENPTFAWQPTQQKNFIDRHIFAKLKSLRMNPSPLADDQTYQRRAHLDLLGIPPTAAEARSFASDKSPDKRERLIEKLLARSEFTDFWTLKWADALRVESRTMDKTGMTKFHAWIRDAIATNRPVNQFARDILAAQGSTYNVPQANFYRAMRDPNARAEGIARIFLGTRLQCAQCHNHPFDRWTQDDYFNWSAVFSRIDYQLLDQKSVDKNDKHFFNGDQIVQINLKAKLENPRTGNPAQAKLLGAALLDPKSLEEKRDLQTAADWVTSPANPLFAQAQVNRIWFHLMGRGLVDPVDDFRATNPASHPALLRELADTFVKSGYDMRHMIRLIMTSRSYQLSSEPNDSNVTDQVNYSHAIIRRLSAEQLLDTLNQFAGVPAKFDDFPQYTRASQLPGPIHNRRRGSRNDSMSFLQQFGQPPRMLACECERTDDTTMGQAFSLIGSPQITTLISRKDNTLRHLLNQKLPSAQIIDTLFWSALTRPPSKTEKDKLSQYLDTAPDQRIALEDIAWSLINAKEFVLRH, encoded by the coding sequence GTGCCCATCCGCCCTGCCCCGATCTGCCAACCTCTCATTGCCCTCAGCACCCTGCTGGGCACGATGATGGCAGCCCTCAGCGCCCCGGTCGTTTCTTTCGACAACCAGGTCCAGGCCGTCATTGCCAAAGCCGGCTGCAACCTCGGCACCTGTCACGGCAACGCGACTGGGAAGGGCGGCTTCAAAATGTCGCTGCGCGGGGACGACCTCGACTACGACTTCGCCGCCCTCGTGCAGGACGCCAGCGGCCGACGCGTCAACCTCATGCAGCCCGAAAACAGCCTGCTGCTGCTCAAAGCCACCCAGGGCATTGCCCACGAAGGCGGCAAACGTTTCGATACGAACTCCTGGGAATACCGCACCCTGCACGACTGGATCGCCCAAGGTGCCACCCGCCACCAGAAAGACACCCCCACTCTCACCAGCCTCGACGTCTCCCCCATCCAGCAAATCCTCATCGCCTCAGCGAAATCGGTCCAGCTCAGCGTCATCGCCAAATTCTCCGATGGCACCCAACAAGACGTCGCCTCCCAGGCCGTCTACGAACCCGCCCAAATCGGACTCGTCAAGATCTCCCCGAGCGGTCATGTCACCTCCCTCCAGCCCGGCGAAGCCACCATCATCGTCCGCTTCCTCAAACAACAGCAGGCCGTCACCCTCACCTTCGTTCCCGAAAACCCCACCTTCGCGTGGCAACCCACCCAGCAAAAGAATTTCATCGACCGCCACATCTTCGCCAAACTCAAATCCCTGCGCATGAACCCGTCGCCGCTTGCCGACGACCAAACCTACCAACGCCGCGCCCATCTCGACCTCCTCGGCATCCCCCCCACCGCCGCCGAAGCCCGCAGTTTTGCTTCCGATAAATCCCCCGACAAACGCGAACGACTCATCGAGAAACTCCTTGCCCGATCCGAGTTCACCGACTTCTGGACCCTCAAATGGGCTGATGCCTTGCGCGTCGAATCCCGCACCATGGACAAAACCGGCATGACCAAATTCCATGCCTGGATTCGCGACGCCATCGCCACCAACCGCCCGGTCAACCAGTTCGCCCGCGACATCCTCGCCGCCCAAGGCAGCACCTACAACGTCCCCCAAGCCAACTTCTACCGCGCCATGCGCGACCCCAATGCCCGCGCCGAAGGCATCGCGCGCATCTTCCTCGGCACCCGCCTCCAGTGCGCCCAATGCCACAACCATCCCTTCGACCGCTGGACCCAGGACGATTACTTCAACTGGTCCGCCGTCTTCTCCCGCATCGATTACCAGCTCCTCGACCAAAAAAGCGTCGACAAAAACGACAAACACTTCTTCAACGGCGACCAGATCGTCCAGATCAATCTCAAGGCCAAACTCGAGAACCCTCGCACCGGCAACCCCGCCCAGGCCAAACTCCTCGGTGCTGCACTTCTCGATCCTAAATCCCTCGAAGAGAAACGGGACCTGCAAACCGCGGCCGACTGGGTCACCAGCCCAGCCAACCCCCTCTTCGCCCAGGCCCAGGTCAACCGCATTTGGTTCCACCTCATGGGCCGCGGACTCGTCGATCCCGTCGATGATTTCCGCGCCACCAACCCCGCCTCCCATCCCGCCCTGCTCCGCGAACTCGCCGACACCTTCGTCAAAAGCGGCTACGACATGCGCCACATGATCCGCCTCATCATGACCTCGCGCAGCTACCAGCTCAGCAGCGAACCCAACGACTCCAACGTCACCGATCAGGTCAACTACTCCCACGCCATCATCCGTCGGCTCAGCGCCGAACAACTTCTCGACACCCTCAATCAATTCGCCGGTGTCCCCGCCAAGTTCGACGACTTCCCCCAATACACCCGCGCCAGCCAGCTTCCCGGCCCCATTCACAACCGCAGACGCGGATCACGCAACGACAGCATGAGTTTCCTCCAGCAGTTCGGCCAGCCTCCCCGCATGCTCGCCTGCGAATGCGAACGCACCGACGACACCACCATGGGCCAGGCCTTCTCCCTCATCGGCAGCCCTCAAATCACCACCCTCATCAGCCGCAAAGACAACACCCTACGCCACCTGCTAAATCAAAAACTCCCCAGCGCCCAGATCATTGACACCCTCTTTTGGAGCGCCTTAACCCGCCCGCCCTCCAAAACCGAAAAAGACAAACTCTCTCAATATCTCGACACCGCGCCCGACCAACGGATCGCTCTCGAAGACATTGCCTGGAGCCTCATCAACGCCAAAGAGTTCGTCCTGCGGCACTAG